In Massilia violaceinigra, one DNA window encodes the following:
- a CDS encoding aminotransferase-like domain-containing protein → MTNTSNAAIGLLTRGSGETLIDQIVRSVSSRIDDKLLRSGARMPSIRQFAATHGVSCFTVVASYDKLVAKGYVESRRGAGFFVRERSPLNAGERSMPDAPPAALEAKPLDVVWLIRNMFRPAPSQRVPGSGVLPSEWLDGPMIANALRAVSRQSGALLVNYGAPQGFLPLRQQLQLKLAELEIDAAPEQIVTTVGVTQALDLVAREFTRPGDTIFVDDPAWFLMFGAFAAMGLKVIGISRLADGPDIAQLAAMAALHKPKLYVINSVLHNPTSTSLSAAKAFQVLRIAEEHGFTIVEDDIYCDLHPGSAVQPATRMAALDQLHRVIYLGGFSKSLAANLRVGFIATSPEWAQRLCDRKMLATLTTSDIGERVVYKVLSEGLYRKHVDRLRGRLDAVRARTVRQMEKVGLHVDVAPPAGLFVWTDTGIDTSALAERAMIEGLLLAPGALFSPSQLPSTRMRMNVSTSQEPGVWEFLARELRR, encoded by the coding sequence ATGACCAATACAAGCAATGCCGCCATCGGCCTGCTCACCCGCGGCTCCGGCGAAACGCTGATCGACCAGATCGTGCGCTCGGTCTCGAGCCGCATCGACGACAAGCTGTTGCGCAGCGGCGCGCGCATGCCGTCGATCCGCCAGTTCGCCGCCACCCACGGGGTGTCGTGCTTCACGGTGGTGGCCAGCTACGACAAGCTGGTGGCCAAGGGCTACGTCGAATCGCGCCGCGGCGCCGGATTTTTCGTGCGCGAGCGCTCGCCCCTGAACGCCGGCGAACGGTCCATGCCCGACGCGCCGCCGGCAGCGCTGGAAGCCAAGCCACTCGATGTGGTCTGGCTGATCCGGAACATGTTCCGCCCCGCGCCATCGCAGCGCGTGCCCGGTTCCGGCGTGCTGCCCTCCGAATGGCTCGATGGTCCGATGATCGCCAACGCCCTGCGCGCTGTCAGCCGCCAGAGCGGCGCGCTGCTGGTCAACTACGGCGCGCCGCAGGGCTTCCTGCCGCTGCGCCAGCAGCTCCAGCTGAAATTGGCCGAACTGGAAATCGACGCCGCGCCCGAGCAGATCGTCACCACCGTCGGCGTGACCCAGGCGCTGGACCTGGTGGCGCGCGAGTTCACCCGCCCTGGCGACACCATTTTCGTGGACGATCCGGCCTGGTTCCTGATGTTCGGCGCGTTCGCGGCAATGGGCCTGAAGGTCATCGGCATTTCCCGCCTGGCCGACGGTCCCGACATCGCGCAACTGGCGGCCATGGCGGCGCTGCACAAGCCCAAGCTGTACGTGATCAATTCGGTGCTGCACAATCCCACCTCCACCTCGCTGTCGGCGGCCAAGGCGTTCCAGGTGCTGCGCATCGCCGAGGAACACGGCTTTACCATCGTCGAAGACGATATCTATTGCGACCTGCATCCGGGCAGCGCGGTGCAGCCGGCCACGCGCATGGCGGCGCTCGACCAGCTGCATCGGGTGATTTACCTGGGCGGCTTTTCCAAGTCGCTGGCGGCCAACCTGCGGGTCGGCTTCATCGCCACGTCTCCCGAATGGGCCCAGCGCCTGTGCGACCGCAAGATGCTGGCCACCCTCACCACCAGCGACATCGGCGAGCGGGTGGTATACAAGGTGCTTTCGGAGGGCTTGTACCGCAAGCACGTGGACCGCCTGCGCGGCCGGCTCGACGCGGTGCGCGCACGCACGGTGCGCCAGATGGAAAAGGTGGGCTTGCACGTCGATGTGGCGCCGCCGGCCGGCCTGTTCGTCTGGACCGACACCGGCATCGACACCAGCGCCCTGGCCGAACGCGCCATGATCGAAGGCTTGCTGCTGGCCCCCGGCGCCCTGTTTTCGCCCAGCCAGCTGCCCTCGACCCGGATGCGCATGAATGTGTCGACCTCGCAGGAGCCGGGCGTGTGGGAGTTCCTGGCCCGGGAACTGCGGCGCTGA